The region tttctgtctttatcaaatctctatttcagagtatttgtacgtatgtacttatcgtctgctgtatgatcgaatatcgaataggtaataatcgttgttactcattatgtgagaaaaaattatgtatattcacaactatgactattgcattttaggcgcttggccatggatcgctgcattaagttttcgtaatccccgaaacccagacaaaccactatggaagtacggaggttccctgataacggctaggcatgttttgaccgcagcacattgtgcacatgtgaatggaatagaaaacatacacaatcataatattgccattcttagattggtggaggaggtgccattttcgagtaagtcctcaaatatatatatgctattgagtattactgaagtatcatatcctgatatttcttattgtacacatatattgtgtcataaagcgtgtacaattctttctcatacttttggtcattcgtttcctgcattttcatttatttttttatttttcagggtacgtatatcccatttgtacgaaagagcccctacgaaagagcccctacgaaagagcccctacgaaagagcaacttcgtcggctataacccccttgttgctggatggggagcgttaagatatagtaagtgatatcaattttataataaaattaaacagttccagtcttaaatatctttcttattttcttcgtaggacgaccacgacgtaatgcattaatggaagtacaaatgccagtgattaagaacgcccaatgcaaaatagcttattccaaatttcctaatgcacctgatatcactgatggtataatatgcgccgaacatgctcaaggtggagaggattcttgtacggtaattaagttacagagttactacaaactatacggtatctgaaggcacgtcaattcgaattaacatcaaatcgacgtcttaaacattagaaataatagataaacacaattcaatagttttgcccacttctcacacctcattatggtatttaatctaatttccttctaatcttagttttgctcaaaatacatacaacatgtacattataaattggagtattccaatacacaaatcaatagaagattattactgtatataagtataatttcaatacaattcgattgatatatttcagtatctttgattaaaaatttaacgatccgttcaggctgaccgcggcggaccactgctgatacaacatgaattaacctcgtattaaataggtattgtgtcttatgcttataagtgcggcgcagctgggtatcccagcgtttacactagggtcacatcgtaccttgacttcattctccaagcgatgcaataatatgatattactgttccataaatatcattgtgcaAAAAACGtgaagttggattttcttattgtggagataagaaacagctcaaatttacattgttttgtacgttacaaattataggcttaaaatgtacgaaatgtaactttgaaacgacactaattttttacgcacgataaacctccacgacttaggtatgtaaagatgataaacgtatattaattctattaatttggtaataataaaccaactttctgagaagttctgtaaatttcgtttctgttgtatcaagagaataatggaatattccacttagatcgtatacttcttgtatgtacatacaaaattttccggctaatctaaaacacgtcataagatagagagtttctggaaattcggacacagagagtgcataaaatacaagataagtctcgtgtctttcaaaattattttttattcgctaaaaatgtcctgtgtactcatgcaatcacatgcaacctcgaaacttcacttattttttatcactttccaattcaatacactgtttctgcatttttgactatatgtaagagaaatttccattcagccaaaggtgtacttacagattatagattcctatacgactctcggtaaaaatttatccgcactccagatagttaaaacttctgtcgaccgtattgatccatctgcactcttcgtatgacgtcaatatctgttcagtgctgctgcgtaggtttcattgtgttacgtcaattcgtttgcgaccgttgcgcgagtaatggcgctttgcaatggtgatttgcaggaaaacagtgcagaatgctgtgattcgtttcttgtggtcggaggcaaaacattttttaatgagaaaatacgaaggtccttcagcaaatggacaaagtgtatacagaaattgagtgattatgtcaaaaaatgatgtatgtcttttttgataattgcttaaaataaattctacaccgacagagcgggtaactttttactcaccctcgtaagacacttaaatttccaatctattatgatgaataaaagagcttatactattgaatctaattgtattttgttgcctgagagtacacgtgtatgtgatgtacattacctttatatccccttgaacgcttcaatattgcgcatatatactatattttgtacagcttctataaaattttgtatgtttgtttaggctgttaatctagaggctggaggacaaagaagtggcacgatgatgtgggctgatgacatttataattatcaaggaatcacccctacattcgctcaggtatatatcgttgactataatgtatttaacatatatgattgttagaatattaataattaatctttaattctatcagaattttaatgaaactgtcccttgggaaggaagaactgataccttgataccacggtttgtacatcctatatgtacgacaaattttagaacattatgtaacgaagaaccagatcgtcgtggccatgtgatgtgaataaaaggacttgaatttgatgatatttttataatgttagataacataactaagtaccTTCACAGTAAGacaggatgacatggtttacatgatcttaatgttgttcatttgagtgatgatattataaggaaaagtgtaatatcacaggtaggatgattcataatttagaactactaactcatgtatgtattaaaaattaaagaaatatattaaattttataggatatttatgtttagtaaccagtaattcagagattggtattcatggttactataacgaggctgtagaaacgcaccctttcttctttgcaaatggtcctgtatttatgtctaagccgaaactggaacctctgaataatttagatttattcttgtcattttctaaaatacttatctacagtataccataaggaatgataccgtatcgcacctaatcaagtgccttaagaaacatcaacaggatatcacagtaatcccttatcgactgatatgtaagtaaaagttatgtgtcattgttatacacagttatgtgttagtgttatacacagttatttatcattttctattaattcagttgtagccactacaatatctatgacactggtagtaattataagaacaataatgatgttctataagaggaaatgatgattaggagcaaaaagttacaagtaagtcaaagtatatgttatttgccatttgaaaagaaagttactaacttagaattttttgataaataataattgtgcaaaatatattggatttcaaatttgtcaaaaattgaaatttaagaagcattgtaataatataacattaatattttgatttttcaggagatatcatgcggtggatggataatatgtaaaaaatattaagcagtatatgaattttcatattgcgtagagataacaaaatgaattttaaaaaatgtcgacatggtaataagaaatagcatcatgacaaagaatatataaccatagtttcattttttataaataaaaatttgttgttccagattttgaaatatagtgaaacgtttaattagtatcttaatatctttaaataattattattttagaatcaattgtaattgtatcatacgtacttttgaattcatGCAAggacatatgtaattttgaagtagttattattaggaaattgttagacgcgaacagtatgcgaaaagttagtatgcagtgtaataattatcaatcaaaacacaagaattaaatttttgaggaaaaaatttccggaatttcttatttacatgattataaagaaatccataataaaaaggagctgctttctaatacttctcttccttgtaatgcctatgttaataataacgaggttcgactttttgtttttagagggatactggaaaatttgaaagtacagtaccattgggaagaaaatcacgatattgaaaacgatatttgcaaataaatttccaaaaaatctgttttcaaattttcgctttctatttcacattaaaagaaagggctgccttctttctctgcaagacaaaacaaacattctgaatctcgtatcaatgaatgatgtcaataagttatttttcctttcagattgaacaatattccagatttattcataatttcatactacgcgaagaatagactttcataggtatataaaggaaatattaagtataggaaaactctttttcgttgtaggtgacatatgcttcacggttgaacacatgtatttttgaacacatataaatgaaaaagtactcttatggagaaaaagaattgataccttcgattgacattagataatgtacataaacttatgaacaatcactatcagtttgtattttaggtgcacacgcagatttgttggagttcttataaaatgtacttcctgtacgaacgttttattcttccaaattttacgatactatgtctcatataataactatatggattaaacgtaatataaatgatccgaaaatagactcgaacgacattaattgtctttctatttataccaatatcgaaaatacaagtaaagctggagcaatagtatgcaagaatggactatttattattttaaaccaaatcatagcatattcagaatgcacagtattatcatgaaatgtaaatgaatcagttgtaaacgaacgattttactgtaaaatcattgcctcctttttttcatctgaaatatagcagcaatgagtacattcttttaatatataataaaacgagatatctttataaagttacatatgtcatcactggtaactgttatctcgtatgacaccaaatataccgttagtatggaatgatatttttatgaagatatactttaatgatagattttatgaatgaaacgttatataagaaaaattatctcttgtcattctatgaagtgtagtagctaacgaagattaattttacgaagtattggagcaaaagagaattaaaaaattaaaaagatctaaataagattgttcgtgtggcttaattatctcaattctggtacaccacttgttacattctaactaattagcgctaaacaataacttgcaaatattaaagatattaacaccttaatattaacacctaaaggttttcaggaaattttataatatttgat is a window of Bombus vancouverensis nearcticus unplaced genomic scaffold, iyBomVanc1_principal scaffold0024, whole genome shotgun sequence DNA encoding:
- the LOC143304154 gene encoding venom serine protease Bi-VSP-like, which encodes MWRDPNVVGVAFQKKRKNRKAFRTFREVEPSTHVSICTYVLIVCCMIEYRIGAWPWIAALSFRNPRNPDKPLWKYGGSLITARHVLTAAHCAHVNGIENIHNHNIAILRLVEEVPFSRYVYPICTKEPLRKSPYERAPTKEQLRRL